In Geminocystis sp. NIES-3709, a single genomic region encodes these proteins:
- a CDS encoding phage late control D family protein → MGKVRKPIIGVIYKGVDVTSDITYFLLNFRYRDKINGDSPDLEIELEDREKIWQKEWFPTTGDAISAIFQYEGEENKLEANNFEIDLLDFSFDNRNGDRLRIGAQQTPFSKNLREKRSQEYEKMTLLQIIQSVASRQGLKVVGTVFDITFERITQNEESDLEFLTRLGSDYGQLFKIEGEKLIFYNYFQLNGQPSEFTINRKDIKYFRASKKLSGIYNSVKVVYEGVNGEPVIGGVIKANPPNNSKDVLTINDRVENDFQALAKAQEKLRQANADEYSGDLTVEGEYRYIAGINFTIEGFGAFNGVWQIQEVEHTFTRDGWLSSMKIYKVG, encoded by the coding sequence ATGGGAAAGGTAAGAAAACCTATTATTGGGGTGATTTATAAAGGAGTCGATGTCACCTCTGATATAACTTATTTTCTTTTAAATTTCAGGTATAGGGATAAGATTAACGGAGATTCTCCTGACCTTGAAATTGAGTTGGAAGACAGAGAAAAAATTTGGCAAAAGGAATGGTTCCCGACGACAGGGGATGCGATTTCTGCAATTTTTCAATATGAAGGGGAGGAAAATAAACTTGAGGCTAATAATTTTGAAATTGATTTATTAGATTTTTCTTTTGATAATCGCAATGGCGATCGCCTGAGAATTGGCGCACAGCAAACTCCTTTTTCTAAAAATTTAAGGGAAAAAAGATCCCAAGAATATGAAAAAATGACGTTGCTTCAAATCATCCAATCGGTTGCAAGTCGTCAGGGGTTAAAGGTTGTAGGAACAGTTTTTGATATTACTTTTGAGAGAATTACTCAAAATGAGGAGAGCGATTTAGAATTTTTGACAAGGTTAGGATCTGATTACGGACAATTATTTAAAATTGAAGGTGAAAAATTAATTTTTTATAATTATTTTCAATTAAATGGACAGCCGTCAGAATTTACCATAAATCGAAAAGATATTAAATATTTTCGTGCGAGTAAGAAATTATCTGGTATTTATAATTCGGTCAAGGTTGTTTATGAGGGGGTCAATGGTGAACCTGTTATTGGTGGTGTAATCAAGGCTAATCCTCCCAATAATTCTAAGGATGTTCTGACCATCAACGATCGGGTTGAAAACGATTTTCAGGCTTTAGCTAAAGCACAGGAAAAATTACGGCAAGCTAATGCCGACGAGTATTCTGGAGATTTAACTGTGGAGGGTGAATACCGATATATTGCTGGAATCAATTTTACGATCGAGGGTTTTGGTGCTTTTAATGGAGTGTGGCAAATTCAGGAAGTTGAACACACTTTCACCAGAGATGGTTGGTTAAGTTCAATGAAAATTTATAAGGTGGGATAA
- a CDS encoding tail protein X, translating to MSQFFRYETKQGDRWDTVAVKYRNNPYDYVDIIQANPNYQGNFIIPEGIILSIPVRENITRRIIPPWER from the coding sequence ATGAGTCAATTTTTTAGGTACGAAACAAAACAAGGCGATCGTTGGGATACGGTAGCTGTTAAGTATAGAAATAATCCTTATGATTATGTTGATATTATTCAGGCAAATCCTAATTATCAAGGAAATTTCATTATTCCAGAAGGGATAATTTTATCTATTCCTGTTCGGGAAAATATCACTAGGAGAATCATACCACCATGGGAAAGGTAA
- a CDS encoding phage tail protein produces the protein MAILATLGDLSIEILLNDFQNFDFKSGYGFATHSKLEGKPSLQQVGDELGQIRFDCIFHRQLIDPELGILQLRTLAEAKRPLSLVFGEVYKGQWVINDIREKPLKVSVRDEQTVINILGCNVELKEFAGGELRVVDRSLALNPFQYSS, from the coding sequence ATGGCAATTTTGGCGACGTTAGGGGATTTATCGATCGAGATTTTGCTAAACGATTTTCAGAATTTTGATTTTAAAAGTGGGTACGGATTTGCGACTCATTCTAAATTGGAAGGAAAACCAAGTTTACAACAAGTAGGGGATGAGTTAGGACAAATTAGATTTGATTGTATTTTCCACAGACAATTAATAGATCCTGAATTGGGAATTTTGCAATTGAGAACTTTAGCAGAAGCAAAACGTCCTTTATCTCTGGTTTTTGGAGAAGTTTATAAAGGGCAATGGGTAATTAACGATATTCGGGAAAAACCGCTTAAGGTCAGTGTTCGGGATGAGCAAACGGTTATTAATATTTTGGGGTGCAATGTGGAGTTGAAAGAATTTGCAGGAGGGGAATTGAGAGTTGTTGATCGTTCTCTTGCTCTTAATCCTTTTCAATATTCTTCTTAA
- a CDS encoding phage tail tape measure protein, producing MTEAQLRVEIRADADQATGEINRLQSELSQLNQTTSGVAMGEQFQRVGGQMTAVGHNIVNTMSMVGGAIIGVASEYETALASFSRISGVADQELDNLGKEFINLSKEIPKSIPDLITIGEEASKIGVGKEGVIEFTKLVSQMSVAFDISAEETGEAVGKLAANFGMLENGIPDMKRLETLGNVVNNLGDSLAAGEAGIIEFVKRTAGLYKTAGITENELAAFGATMQDVGIVPETSARAFENFANVLAKGDGNTTRAQEGFKMLGLSMTEMQSMMLQGKGTEAMLQLFEAIKKTGPEAQIAAEKMFGEFGGEALRTANSANGATKSFEIMTNAMSGKGTTLEGGLNIMSATFESQMILLKNSLASLGIAIASSGLLEGLIILVKGFTEFISKVSEVNPVILKVGVALGVIVGIIGLLLIPLGSLVSIIGTIMTLSSAGIFAGLATAFTTATAGAIAFLAPLAPIVAIIIAIGVALIPVIMFIQQFVKAVQEFGIVSGLFMALKAVVTAVGQIIVGVFTGAVAAVVGFVGAVVVGIGSAVAAIVGGGLKIIAAIASWIEEILGVPPIFSDALNRCADIILGFVGIFMNAGKALMGALADGVKSSVGAVTGAISGAMDRVRSFLPFSDAKTGPLSDLTYSGASIPETLAQGVKGNMGVLETMMSYLPFPDFPIMKESPSVNNSSVYGESSSVTTNNNSSPVTVNITLNSTSGRDDSNFIEQLRAEGAEIARIVERAISERDRTKYVRA from the coding sequence ATGACTGAAGCACAATTAAGGGTAGAGATTCGGGCAGACGCAGATCAGGCTACGGGAGAAATTAACCGTCTGCAATCTGAATTATCCCAACTGAACCAAACCACGAGCGGTGTTGCTATGGGGGAGCAATTCCAAAGAGTCGGTGGGCAAATGACGGCGGTCGGGCATAATATCGTCAATACCATGTCTATGGTTGGTGGTGCGATTATTGGGGTTGCTTCGGAATACGAAACTGCTTTGGCTTCTTTCTCCAGAATTTCTGGGGTCGCTGATCAAGAATTAGATAATTTAGGAAAGGAATTTATTAATTTAAGTAAAGAGATTCCTAAATCCATTCCTGATCTGATAACGATCGGAGAAGAAGCCTCAAAAATTGGTGTTGGTAAAGAGGGAGTTATTGAATTCACGAAACTGGTGTCGCAAATGTCTGTGGCGTTCGACATTTCTGCTGAAGAAACAGGGGAAGCGGTAGGAAAATTAGCAGCGAATTTTGGAATGCTTGAAAACGGCATTCCTGACATGAAAAGACTGGAAACTCTGGGAAATGTTGTTAATAATTTAGGGGATTCTTTGGCCGCAGGTGAAGCAGGAATTATTGAGTTTGTGAAACGAACAGCCGGGCTTTATAAAACGGCAGGGATAACTGAGAATGAGTTGGCCGCTTTTGGTGCAACGATGCAAGATGTAGGGATTGTGCCTGAAACTTCTGCACGGGCTTTTGAGAATTTTGCCAATGTTTTGGCGAAGGGAGATGGCAATACTACGAGGGCTCAGGAAGGATTCAAAATGCTCGGTCTTTCCATGACGGAAATGCAATCTATGATGTTGCAAGGGAAAGGAACAGAGGCGATGCTACAACTTTTTGAGGCTATTAAAAAGACTGGGCCAGAGGCACAAATTGCGGCAGAAAAAATGTTCGGTGAATTTGGTGGTGAAGCCTTAAGAACGGCTAATTCTGCTAATGGTGCGACAAAATCTTTTGAGATTATGACCAATGCCATGTCTGGTAAAGGAACCACCCTTGAAGGTGGTTTAAATATTATGTCAGCTACTTTTGAGTCTCAAATGATTTTACTTAAAAATAGTTTGGCTAGTTTAGGTATTGCCATTGCTAGTTCTGGATTATTGGAAGGATTAATTATTTTGGTAAAGGGATTCACCGAATTTATCAGTAAAGTATCGGAAGTGAATCCTGTGATTTTAAAAGTTGGAGTGGCTTTAGGGGTAATAGTTGGAATTATAGGATTATTATTAATTCCTTTGGGATCACTGGTTTCGATTATTGGAACTATCATGACCCTAAGTTCTGCGGGAATTTTTGCAGGATTAGCGACTGCTTTTACGACGGCAACGGCTGGTGCTATTGCTTTTCTCGCTCCTCTTGCTCCGATCGTAGCGATAATCATTGCGATTGGAGTGGCTTTAATTCCTGTAATTATGTTTATCCAACAATTTGTTAAAGCAGTACAGGAGTTTGGTATTGTCAGTGGTTTATTCATGGCTTTAAAAGCGGTGGTAACAGCCGTTGGGCAAATAATTGTAGGGGTGTTTACTGGTGCGGTTGCGGCCGTTGTGGGTTTTGTGGGTGCTGTAGTGGTAGGAATAGGATCGGCAGTTGCGGCTATTGTGGGAGGAGGATTAAAAATTATTGCGGCGATCGCTAGTTGGATTGAGGAAATTTTGGGAGTTCCTCCAATTTTTAGTGACGCTTTAAATCGTTGTGCTGATATTATTTTAGGGTTTGTGGGAATCTTTATGAACGCTGGTAAGGCTTTAATGGGAGCTTTAGCAGATGGTGTTAAATCCAGTGTGGGAGCCGTAACGGGTGCAATTTCTGGAGCTATGGATCGTGTGCGATCGTTCTTACCTTTTTCGGATGCTAAAACAGGGCCTCTTTCTGATTTGACTTATTCAGGTGCTTCTATTCCTGAGACTTTAGCTCAGGGAGTCAAAGGCAATATGGGAGTCTTAGAAACGATGATGAGCTATTTGCCTTTTCCAGATTTCCCCATCATGAAAGAATCTCCTTCTGTAAATAATAGCTCCGTTTATGGTGAATCAAGTTCTGTTACTACAAATAATAATAGCTCTCCTGTTACGGTAAATATTACTTTGAATAGTACCAGTGGGAGAGATGATAGTAATTTTATTGAGCAATTACGGGCAGAGGGTGCAGAAATTGCAAGGATTGTGGAGAGAGCAATTTCTGAGCGCGATCGTACAAAATATGTACGGGCTTAA
- a CDS encoding phage major tail tube protein, which translates to MIRRLSNCRLYVDGIEGTGLCESFNLPEVEIAQVEYGSLGMAGVVELPASVQKMEASAVWLHQPPEISQLMHNPIITSQIQLRSEQATFNSLGEPVSGLYTALLRVRPKMMKGGNFTQGEATKPETTFAVDYYSLTVNGQTFFEVDAISNSGIRVNGELINLVGR; encoded by the coding sequence ATGATTCGGAGATTATCGAATTGCAGACTTTATGTTGATGGGATTGAGGGTACAGGATTATGTGAGAGTTTTAATTTACCAGAAGTTGAGATAGCTCAGGTAGAGTATGGTTCTTTGGGAATGGCGGGTGTGGTGGAATTACCCGCTTCTGTTCAGAAAATGGAAGCCTCAGCTGTTTGGTTGCATCAACCGCCTGAAATTTCTCAATTAATGCACAATCCCATAATTACTTCTCAGATTCAATTAAGGAGTGAACAAGCTACCTTTAACAGTTTGGGGGAACCTGTTTCTGGACTATATACCGCTCTATTAAGAGTGCGTCCAAAAATGATGAAGGGTGGTAATTTTACTCAGGGTGAGGCGACAAAACCTGAGACTACTTTTGCTGTGGATTACTATAGCCTGACAGTGAACGGTCAAACATTTTTTGAGGTTGATGCGATTAGTAATTCTGGTATTCGTGTTAATGGTGAATTAATTAATTTGGTAGGTAGATAA
- a CDS encoding phage tail sheath subtilisin-like domain-containing protein, whose product MAFYHGSETQIVDVGLRPVRQTNVAVIGLIGTAPMYLVDEADRSLNEPVQVLNKRQAAQLFGSDRVGYTIPQALNAIFDQVDSSGGVTVIVVNVLDGYSAVLTTEIEDEEFTFEEGIITLSPRLSAVVITDGDVVTYDEEDDYIVDYATGIVSLVDGGAIAEDATVEVTYSFFTGGNKTSVTEENKTFTASDTIQLPEGLSGVVVKGSGGTPTYVLNTDYTVNSVTGVITRKSTGSILAGATVKVSYTYFDPSTVQLSQIIGETTEEGDRTGLQAFIDSFNLYGFFPKILIAPSFSSINSITTALDTIANTIDAMAVVDAPLGTAYSDVISGRGPNSTINFNYSSSRLVGCYPHLKAFRNVTNAQALEPFSQRFAGVWANKIESKGFWWSPSNTEIKGIVGTELPLEFIPGNASTEANNLNANGIVTYANYFGNGIRTWGNRSFAFPNSSNPDNFINIRFSQIVINERIRLFAMQYVDYPINDALIDAILDSINAYFRTLINQGGLLDGSKVYYEPSDNPSQQIADGQLVFRVEMLPSPPAERLTFLSYLNINLANSLNIGREPIGV is encoded by the coding sequence ATGGCTTTTTATCATGGTTCGGAAACGCAAATAGTTGATGTCGGGTTGCGTCCAGTTCGACAAACGAATGTGGCAGTAATTGGATTAATTGGTACTGCTCCAATGTATTTAGTGGATGAAGCCGATCGCAGTTTGAACGAGCCTGTTCAGGTTTTGAACAAACGTCAAGCGGCGCAATTATTTGGTAGCGATCGAGTTGGTTATACGATTCCTCAAGCCTTAAATGCAATTTTTGATCAGGTTGATTCTAGCGGTGGTGTAACGGTAATTGTTGTCAATGTTCTTGATGGGTATAGCGCTGTACTAACTACTGAGATTGAAGATGAAGAATTTACTTTTGAGGAGGGAATAATTACTCTTTCTCCCAGACTTTCTGCGGTTGTAATCACTGATGGTGATGTTGTTACCTATGACGAAGAAGACGATTACATTGTTGATTACGCTACGGGGATTGTTAGTTTAGTTGATGGCGGTGCAATTGCTGAAGATGCCACTGTGGAAGTGACTTATAGCTTTTTCACTGGAGGAAATAAAACTTCTGTTACTGAGGAAAATAAAACTTTTACCGCTAGTGACACAATTCAATTACCAGAAGGATTAAGTGGTGTTGTGGTCAAAGGTTCTGGTGGTACTCCTACCTATGTGCTAAACACTGATTACACGGTTAATAGTGTGACTGGAGTTATTACCCGAAAAAGTACGGGAAGTATTTTAGCTGGTGCGACGGTCAAAGTTTCTTACACTTATTTTGATCCTAGTACTGTACAGTTATCTCAAATAATTGGAGAAACTACTGAAGAGGGTGATAGAACAGGGTTACAGGCTTTTATTGATAGCTTTAACCTTTACGGATTTTTCCCTAAAATTTTAATTGCTCCAAGTTTTTCGAGCATCAATTCGATTACTACTGCCTTAGATACGATCGCCAATACGATTGACGCTATGGCTGTTGTCGATGCTCCTCTTGGCACTGCTTATAGTGACGTGATTTCAGGGCGTGGGCCTAATAGTACAATCAATTTTAATTATTCCAGTTCTCGTTTAGTGGGCTGTTACCCTCACTTAAAAGCGTTTCGGAATGTGACAAATGCCCAAGCACTTGAGCCTTTTAGTCAACGATTTGCAGGGGTTTGGGCTAACAAAATTGAAAGTAAAGGTTTTTGGTGGAGTCCTTCTAATACTGAGATTAAAGGGATTGTGGGAACTGAATTACCTTTAGAATTTATCCCCGGCAATGCAAGTACGGAAGCCAATAATCTTAATGCCAATGGAATTGTTACTTACGCTAATTACTTCGGTAATGGAATACGGACGTGGGGGAATAGATCTTTTGCTTTTCCTAATAGTTCTAATCCTGATAATTTTATCAATATTCGCTTTTCCCAAATCGTAATCAATGAGCGAATTCGTTTATTTGCAATGCAATATGTCGATTATCCGATCAATGACGCTCTCATTGATGCCATTCTCGATAGTATTAATGCTTATTTCCGTACTTTGATTAATCAAGGTGGTTTACTGGATGGTTCAAAGGTTTATTACGAGCCTAGTGATAATCCATCTCAACAAATTGCAGACGGGCAATTGGTGTTTAGGGTGGAGATGTTACCGTCTCCTCCTGCTGAAAGATTAACTTTCTTGAGTTATTTAAACATTAACCTTGCTAATTCTTTGAATATTGGCCGTGAACCTATAGGAGTTTAA
- a CDS encoding Gp37 family protein, whose protein sequence is MTYALIEQEIITQLLPIREELGIVVQCLPELPSSWGSVAGTGWVSVQWLDSELEGYSLGEQSAEEVVNYKLDIRVKALRSSLYTVLNKLKELLWGFKPSLCYRPITVNKFNFLGMAEDYWVAQGGFTAYVYGGYSQQKIDYAELPNLQGLQVGNVFVGETDD, encoded by the coding sequence ATGACTTACGCACTTATTGAACAGGAAATTATTACTCAGCTATTGCCAATTCGTGAGGAGTTGGGAATAGTGGTTCAGTGTTTACCTGAATTGCCTAGCTCATGGGGTTCAGTCGCTGGTACGGGGTGGGTTTCGGTTCAATGGCTCGACTCTGAATTAGAAGGCTACTCTTTAGGAGAGCAATCTGCTGAGGAAGTGGTCAATTATAAGTTAGATATTCGAGTAAAAGCGTTGAGGTCATCTCTCTATACAGTTCTAAATAAACTCAAGGAATTGCTATGGGGTTTTAAACCTAGCCTTTGTTACCGTCCGATTACCGTCAATAAGTTTAATTTTTTGGGAATGGCTGAAGATTACTGGGTGGCTCAAGGTGGTTTTACAGCTTATGTTTACGGTGGTTATTCTCAGCAAAAGATTGATTATGCTGAGTTGCCTAATTTGCAAGGGCTTCAAGTTGGCAATGTTTTCGTAGGAGAAACTGATGATTAG
- a CDS encoding phage virion morphogenesis protein, translated as MVDVTISGNAIQVVNATVDKLNNVTLFLKKAALYQERSTKLNFAKQSDPDGNKWTALSANTLKVKKSGAILRETSALISSISSSISGEVAIVTASQNYGIFHQTGTRKMPERKFLGISDQDREKIMEIAQKVLLP; from the coding sequence GTGGTTGATGTAACTATTTCTGGTAATGCGATTCAGGTTGTTAATGCCACTGTTGATAAGTTGAATAATGTCACTTTGTTTTTAAAGAAAGCGGCACTTTATCAAGAACGTAGTACTAAGTTAAATTTTGCTAAACAGTCTGATCCTGATGGGAATAAGTGGACGGCTTTATCTGCTAATACTTTAAAGGTCAAGAAGTCAGGTGCAATCCTGAGAGAAACAAGTGCTTTGATCAGTTCGATTAGTTCTAGTATTTCTGGGGAAGTTGCGATCGTAACCGCTAGTCAAAATTATGGGATTTTCCATCAGACGGGTACTCGTAAAATGCCTGAAAGAAAATTTTTGGGGATTAGTGATCAAGATAGAGAAAAAATTATGGAAATTGCTCAAAAGGTTTTACTGCCATGA
- a CDS encoding DUF2184 domain-containing protein, translated as MVSTIFLNEQLEYVQNEVIQQDFPEMLMSSGSAINISTDVPSGAETYSYRILTFLGEAAILANGGNDIPMINAYAEKRTGYVRTVVDGYEYGIEDLESAEYAGMNIDSSMAIGAREVIERKVDLLAYNGDSNFNLLGFLNYPNVPFYTIPNDGTGSSTTFATKTPEQIYRDLREFVSATRIATAGVETPEILALPIDQFDRVMQTPYPTNSASGETIGSFFLKTQRMTPGGIQAMIPMAYLEGRGTGGLDMMVAYRKRLDKLKLHIPLDFEQMPVQQKDLDFRVVCRMRTGGVQINKPLALRYAEGI; from the coding sequence ATGGTTTCTACTATATTTTTGAATGAACAATTAGAATATGTCCAGAACGAGGTCATCCAACAGGATTTTCCTGAAATGCTGATGAGTTCTGGATCGGCAATCAATATCTCTACCGATGTGCCTAGCGGTGCAGAAACCTATTCTTACCGAATACTCACTTTTTTAGGTGAGGCTGCAATTTTGGCAAATGGGGGAAATGATATTCCTATGATCAACGCCTATGCTGAAAAAAGAACAGGCTATGTACGGACTGTTGTTGACGGTTACGAGTACGGGATTGAAGATCTGGAATCTGCTGAATACGCTGGGATGAACATTGATTCTTCTATGGCGATCGGAGCAAGGGAAGTCATAGAAAGAAAAGTTGATTTATTAGCTTACAACGGTGATAGTAATTTCAATTTATTGGGATTTCTCAATTATCCAAACGTTCCTTTTTACACGATTCCCAATGATGGCACGGGATCGAGTACTACCTTTGCAACTAAAACGCCCGAACAGATTTACAGAGATTTAAGGGAGTTTGTTTCTGCGACTCGTATTGCAACGGCTGGAGTTGAGACTCCTGAGATTTTAGCTTTACCGATTGATCAATTCGATCGAGTGATGCAAACTCCTTATCCCACAAATAGCGCTAGTGGTGAAACCATCGGTAGTTTTTTCTTGAAAACACAAAGAATGACTCCGGGGGGAATTCAGGCAATGATTCCTATGGCTTATCTTGAGGGTAGAGGTACGGGTGGTTTAGATATGATGGTTGCTTATCGGAAACGTCTTGATAAGCTAAAACTCCATATCCCTCTTGATTTTGAGCAAATGCCTGTACAGCAAAAAGACTTGGACTTTAGAGTTGTGTGCAGAATGCGCACAGGAGGGGTTCAGATCAACAAACCTCTTGCTCTCAGATATGCGGAGGGAATATGA
- a CDS encoding DUF2213 domain-containing protein, with protein MDEIRVDTGKIFKSEKTEEGYLRVWMTVSRVGDLVYRNDDGSSRTEYVGRETLFDKDSLNTVWGKPITQNHPRKNDQYILIDSKNTREFERGMTQQGMVVNQDFLTVVGVITDGELIKSVESGENQVSAGYKASIVDRGDGSFEQVNRRYNHFAVLPRGRAGENVKVHLDCFRTDIDDFEVKNDEGGKEMTVTVHLDGIGYQVEPTIATAIAQAQTKFDSQLKSLETEKAGLETKVSEVQAKLDKAEGELEATKLKLDEAIKQDSLSAEISARMDVWSEVLPSIKDKDQQFKTDYGLKVPDIKRAYLEKVHNRTDLKDKSDAYIDGLYEALKPNERTDAIDKTNKHFDQLNSMGKKKSNMVDLSEKRKNRPLPGMTK; from the coding sequence ATGGATGAGATAAGAGTTGATACGGGCAAAATCTTTAAGTCTGAAAAAACTGAGGAGGGGTATCTTCGGGTTTGGATGACCGTTAGTCGTGTAGGGGATCTAGTATATCGCAATGATGACGGCTCTTCACGGACTGAATATGTCGGGCGTGAAACATTATTCGATAAAGATTCTCTGAACACGGTATGGGGTAAACCTATCACCCAAAATCATCCTCGCAAAAATGATCAATATATTTTAATTGACAGTAAAAATACCCGTGAATTTGAGCGTGGCATGACGCAACAAGGCATGGTGGTAAATCAAGATTTTCTTACAGTTGTGGGGGTGATTACTGATGGTGAATTAATTAAAAGTGTTGAATCTGGGGAAAATCAAGTATCAGCAGGATATAAGGCTAGTATTGTCGATCGAGGAGATGGCTCTTTTGAGCAAGTAAATCGAAGGTATAATCATTTCGCTGTTTTGCCAAGAGGTAGGGCAGGAGAAAATGTGAAAGTGCATTTAGATTGCTTTCGTACGGATATTGATGATTTTGAGGTTAAAAATGATGAGGGAGGAAAGGAAATGACGGTAACGGTTCATTTAGACGGGATTGGTTATCAGGTTGAACCAACTATTGCGACAGCGATCGCACAGGCTCAAACAAAATTTGATAGTCAGTTAAAAAGTTTGGAAACGGAAAAGGCTGGTTTAGAAACTAAAGTTTCTGAGGTTCAAGCAAAATTAGACAAAGCTGAGGGTGAACTAGAGGCAACTAAGCTCAAACTTGATGAGGCAATTAAACAGGATTCTTTGAGTGCTGAAATTTCTGCTCGGATGGATGTTTGGAGTGAAGTTTTGCCTAGTATCAAGGATAAAGATCAACAGTTCAAAACTGACTATGGTTTGAAAGTACCTGATATAAAAAGAGCTTATTTAGAAAAAGTCCATAATCGTACTGACCTCAAAGATAAGTCAGACGCTTACATTGATGGACTTTATGAGGCTCTGAAGCCTAATGAAAGAACGGATGCGATCGACAAGACTAATAAACATTTCGATCAGCTAAATAGCATGGGTAAGAAAAAATCCAATATGGTCGATTTGTCCGAAAAGAGAAAAAATAGACCTTTACCGGGGATGACTAAATAA
- a CDS encoding Rha family transcriptional regulator: MIAIELGISHAQFYRTIKENETEIEQAFGHLCFKTETVKNSVRAVNEVKFAYLNEDQATYLMTLSRNTPQVKKLKLKLVKSFSHAKKLITQHQDTIKELTLKLALANAEKDRAVAEKNLLDTRHYISTALPEPIQQKILGYQVIEKKVVEKVVYKESEFLRDNSTVNKTALCKRYGVLTKNGKPDYVRLNKIISTVNLPSSAWHEVKDIQTNKELKTEYLSLLDNAIVQDSRQLWIGE, encoded by the coding sequence TTGATTGCGATCGAGTTAGGTATTAGTCATGCTCAATTTTATCGAACTATTAAAGAGAATGAAACCGAGATTGAACAAGCGTTTGGACACCTCTGTTTTAAAACCGAGACTGTCAAAAATTCAGTTAGAGCAGTAAATGAAGTCAAATTTGCATATCTTAACGAAGACCAAGCAACTTATTTGATGACGTTATCTCGCAATACTCCTCAAGTCAAAAAGTTAAAACTAAAATTAGTTAAATCTTTTTCCCATGCCAAAAAGTTAATCACTCAGCACCAGGACACTATCAAAGAGTTGACTTTAAAACTCGCCTTAGCGAATGCCGAAAAAGACCGGGCTGTTGCGGAGAAAAACTTACTTGATACCCGTCATTATATTTCTACAGCCTTGCCCGAACCTATACAACAAAAAATTTTAGGTTATCAGGTCATCGAGAAAAAAGTAGTTGAAAAAGTGGTTTACAAAGAATCTGAGTTTTTGCGAGATAACTCGACTGTCAATAAAACGGCATTGTGCAAACGTTACGGTGTCTTAACCAAAAATGGAAAACCAGATTATGTACGATTAAATAAAATTATTAGTACTGTTAATTTGCCCTCGTCAGCATGGCATGAGGTAAAAGATATTCAGACTAACAAAGAACTTAAAACCGAATATCTATCACTCTTAGATAATGCGATCGTACAAGATAGCCGTCAACTTTGGATAGGAGAATAA